Below is a genomic region from Candidatus Diapherotrites archaeon.
ATGCTGTGGCCGTTTTACTACAATGCCAGCGGCAAGCATAAGATGAGGGTTCTCTGGAACCTTAACAGCCCGGCGGTCAGGGAATATCTTGTGCGGTACGGCGTGAAAACCGCCTCTTTCAGTCCAAGCGGCGACCTGTTTATTGACAACACTATTTTTCCGGGCCAGGTGCTGGAGGATTATTCATATGTTTTTTCAGGTGCAAGGAACGGCCTTGCGGCGCATCTTTCCGGCATTACATTGGAAATTCGGGCAGAAATCGTGAAACGGCTTGACGGAAAGGGGCTGATAATGAACGCTCTCAGGTTCACAAACTCCGACAATGAGATATTTTCTGATGCTGTTGTTGATTCCGGCCAGTTTGACGGTTTGATGGCCGAAAACCAGTTTTGGCGTGATGGCATTGCCATTGGCGGTTCTCCAAGGGGTGCGACGTCCGTTGCATGGTACCGGGATTTGACGCAGAAAATGAAATCAAAAGGCAAAAAGATTCTTTTTACGGCCTCCGGCTCCGGTTTTACGCGGGCTGATCCCTCAAAGATTTTGCCAGTTTGGTTATGGTTGCACTTGGTTGCTGATGACAGCACGTATTTTCTATTGCCGGGCAATGGAGCCGATGGCGATTCGTTTGATAACCAGTTCCTTCCGTTTGTTTTTCCGCTCGGCTATCCGCTTGACCAAGCACCGGTGCAGGACGGCAGTGTGTGGAGCAGGCGCTATGAGCGCGGCACGATTGTTTTTGACATTTCAAGCGGAAGGCTTGACGCCATAAGGTTCGAGGAAAACCCGCCCGGGTGAATTTTCGCCCAAGTCGGAATTCGGTGGCCCGGAAAGCTTTTTATATGGTTTTACACTATTTTCTATTGTGTTTTAATATGAATTTGACCGTCAATTTTTCCGGCCACGTTGAAGACGTAATTGAACGCCTCGTTGAAAAAGGCGTTGTCAAAACGAAATCCGAAGCGCTTCGGCTTGGCATTCTGAAGCTTGAAGAGCAGTATCTGCGCAGCCTTGACGCAGATGACCTGATTTTGGCTGAAAAGGCATGGGATGATTTCAAAGCAGGCAAGAACAAATCTCTGTCGGAAAGGGAGTTCTACTCTAAAACAGGCCTGAAAAAATGAGTTTTGAAGCGGTTTTTCTTGAATCTTTTGCCGATGACGTGGCAAGGCTTGACGGCAGCCAAAAAACGCTTGTTGAAAAAAGGCTCCGCAGGCTCACTGCAAACCCGTTTTCCGAAAAGCCACTTCACGGCCAGAAACGGTTTTGGGCTTCGAGGATCCTGAACCTGAGAATAATTTACCGCATTGAAGGGCAAAAAATATTTTTTGCCAGGGTTTCAAGCAGGAAAGACGTTTACAAAAACCTGTAGCTGAAATTTTGGCAGGTTTGAAGACCTGCCAAAATTTTTCACGCAAGGATTTTTGGCACGAAGTCCGCCATTGTTTTCAGGCCGGCGCCCGCCGAGAATGCGACCGGAACCATGTTGACCGCGATCGCGGCCGTTGCCCTGTCGCCGTGAGTTCCGCCCGAGATTTTCATGTCGATTGGCGGCACGCCGTGGATTTTGACTGCGTCAAACGATTCCGCTTCCCCGATGCCGGCGCGGAAATTCATGGAAATTATTTCTTTTCCGTTCACTTTCGCCGAGGCAGTCTGCTTCACGCCGCGAACGCTTCCCATACTTATCGTTCCCCAGCTTAACGCAATCTCCTTGTCCGAGATTATCGGGCTGATTGTCTGGCTGAACTCGAAATCCTTAAAGCCAAGGCAGTGCGCTATCATTGAAAGCGATTCAGGCAGGCCGACGTGCCTGATTGTGCCTTCCGCAACCTTTTTGTCGAACTCTTCAACCGAAAGCGTGGAACCGATTTTTTTCTGGAAGGGAACGCGCCTGTTCGAGGCGTCAATCTGCCTCGTGATTTCGATTTTTTCGATTTTCTGGCATGGCGCTGTAAGCATCAATGGCAATGCGTCCATTACAAAGCCGGGGTTGACTCCGACACCAAGCACGCTGACGTTGTTTTTGCCGGCGATTTTGTCCAAGCGCTCCGCGATTTTCCTGTTCTCGCCTATGGGGAAAGAAAGCTCTTCGGTTGTCGAAACCACGTTCAGGCCCGATTCAAGCGCTTCGATGATCTGCGGTTCTGCCTTGGCAAGGCTTGAAACGGTTGTGTGAACAACAACGTCCGCTTTTGCCCCGGAGAAAACTTTTTTCGCGCTGTCAGAAACCGTTACGCCTGCACGTTTTCCATTGCACAGTTCTCCGGCATCCTTTCCGGCTTTTTGCGGGTCGATGTCAATCGCGCCAGCCAATTCAAGTGACTGCTTTTCAAGGCAAAGCCTCGCGGTTTCCATTCCAATAGTTCCCAAACCGTATTGAATGACCCTGATTTTTTTTGCCATGCTTTTTTCCTCCCATTCCAAAAAAATTATTTTTTGCCAATGCGCTCCAGCTTTTCATCCGCCTTCTTTTCCGCTTCCAGCCTTTCCAGGCCCGCGCCTTTCTCGTAGACGAATTTCATGAGTTCGAAGACAAGCGGGGTCGCCTTTTTCGCCTGATGGAACATTTCGATTGAAACCCTTCGGTAGTCGGCGTGTCCCTGCGGCGTCGACCTCAGCTCAACCAAGTGGTACATTTCACGCGCGTTGAGAGTGAAATACCATCTTATTTTGTACGCGAGCGGGACAACGTATTGTGCCTGCAACGGCATTTCCTTCGCGATTTTATCGTAAGTTTCCTTCGCTCC
It encodes:
- a CDS encoding dihydrodipicolinate reductase encodes the protein MAKKIRVIQYGLGTIGMETARLCLEKQSLELAGAIDIDPQKAGKDAGELCNGKRAGVTVSDSAKKVFSGAKADVVVHTTVSSLAKAEPQIIEALESGLNVVSTTEELSFPIGENRKIAERLDKIAGKNNVSVLGVGVNPGFVMDALPLMLTAPCQKIEKIEITRQIDASNRRVPFQKKIGSTLSVEEFDKKVAEGTIRHVGLPESLSMIAHCLGFKDFEFSQTISPIISDKEIALSWGTISMGSVRGVKQTASAKVNGKEIISMNFRAGIGEAESFDAVKIHGVPPIDMKISGGTHGDRATAAIAVNMVPVAFSAGAGLKTMADFVPKILA
- a CDS encoding type II toxin-antitoxin system RelE/ParE family toxin; the protein is MSFEAVFLESFADDVARLDGSQKTLVEKRLRRLTANPFSEKPLHGQKRFWASRILNLRIIYRIEGQKIFFARVSSRKDVYKNL